Proteins encoded by one window of Lycium barbarum isolate Lr01 chromosome 11, ASM1917538v2, whole genome shotgun sequence:
- the LOC132619467 gene encoding putative F-box protein At1g32420 yields MVMTTAAFHEEKNIKSSRKIPSIPQEIIFDIFSWLPVESLMRFKCISKSFNSLVSKSYFVDIHQCHSRTRTKFLLHEWDLVAERNFYYTIEQNEDGKASRLRIEDYLDGLNNFDMKRDPVECVNGLFLFWRMGRHPAVICNPNTREVRFLPGNPYTYDPGECLYLLGFEPEEKVYKVLFLKYVVVQGHLRSWVFSLGIEESWKEIESIPYFYCQGRNVCINGVIYQLTCSFRETNIVAFDMKTESFRTIDLWKVKPQYRCYCDLIEVKEKLAVLEDTLINGETNLWILGNGQHEGWERHVIIGFPMESPINHHFLFQTYGGKIIFVARKKCDEFIYLCYDVTRKSLREHKINGFCEKGLIQGSSMSSFAFSIVNPDLVVALDTATHNCPWVNTNFGRYSPTWLRDCP; encoded by the exons ATGGTCATGACTACAGCCGCCTTCCACGAGGAGAAGAACATCAAGTCTTCTAGAAAAATACCTTCAATTCCTcaagaaataatttttgatatATTCTCATGGCTTCCTGTCGAGTCCTTGATGCGTTTTAAATGTATCTCCAAATCTTTTAACTCCCTTGTATCTAAATCATATTTCGTGGATATTCATCAATGTCACTCTAGGACTCGAACCAAATTTCTTTTGCACGAATGGGATCTTGTTGCCGAAAGGAACTTCTATTACACTATTGAGCAAAATGAAGATGGAAAAGCCTCTCGTCTTCGTATTGAGGATTATTTGGATGGACTCAACAATTTTGATATGAAGCGGGACCCTGTGGAGTGTGTAAATGGTTTGTTCTTATTCTGGCGCATGGGTAGGCACCCTGCTGTGATTTGCAATCCCAATACTAGAGAAGTAAGATTTCTTCCCGGAAATCCCTATACATACGATCCTGGTGAGTGTCTTTATTTATTAGGTTTTGAACCAGAAGAAAAGGTTTATAAAGTTCTTTTCTTAAAATATGTTGTAGTTCAGGGACACCTAAGAAGCTGGGTCTTCAGTTTGGGCATAGAGGAATCATGGAAGGAAATTGAAAGCATTCCTTATTTTTATTGTCAAGGGAGAAATGTTTGCATTAATGGAGTTATTTATCAATTGACTTGTTCTTTCCGAGAGACAAATATAGTTGCATTTGATATGAAAACTGAAAGTTTCAGAACTATTGACTTGTGGAAAGTAAAACCTCAATACAGATGTTATTGTGACCTAATTGAAGTGAAGGAAAAATTGGCAGTACTTGAAGATACATTGATTAATGGAGAAACTAATTTGTGGATCTTGGGAAATGGTCAACATGAAGGATGGGAGAGGCATGTCATCATTGGATTTCCCATGGAGAGCCCTATAAATCATCATTTTTTGTTCCAGACGTATGGTGGGAAGATTATATTTGTTGCTAGAAAGAAGTGTgatgaatttatttatttatgttatgATGTCACAAGAAAAAGTTTGAGAGAACACAAAATCAATGGATTTTGTGAAAAGGGTTTGATTCAAG GGTCTTCTATGTCATCGTTCGCATTCAGTATTGTTAATCCTGATCTTGTTGTTGCTTTGGATACAGCTACACATAATTGTCCATGGGTGAATACCAATTTCGGAAGATACAGTCCGACTTGGTTAAGAGATTGTCCTTGA
- the LOC132619465 gene encoding uncharacterized protein LOC132619465, producing the protein MRMLLNFVKGCTSFESIRTINGVKHKTYREECYALGLLDDDKEWNDCLADTSIWATGNELRHLFVTILIHCQVFDSSMVWKNNYEILSEDIPTLQRKRLRMKILLLSQEQIEAYTLFEIESILLKMGKSLQDIDGMPIPDSALLRNVVNCLINEELDYDKDELKRVHETTFSLLNDCQKIAYDAIITSVEKYEGRLFFINGHEGTALLLPNGRTAHSRFHIPLDVTAESTCEIKQGSQLAELLNGKVSPSEAIKFADFDKWLLQVGDGSFYDDSKKELIKIPQDVRINTSNNPICSIIEAVYPSLLQKYNDPGYFKEREILTPKNEMVHELNETIMKMISGEGRTYFSADNVCKASVNTNDEEILYPTKFLNNLRIPGIPNHDIHLKVGTPVMLLRNINQTEGLCNGTRLIVTNLGIWSVTANIILGKNIGSRLTIPRIIMSPTESKWPFKLKR; encoded by the exons ATGAGAATGCTGCTTAATTTTGTCAAAGGATGCACCTCATTCGAAAGCATCAGAACAATTAATGGAGTCAAGCATAAAACTTACCGAGAAGAATGCTACGCATTAGGATTGTTAGATGATGATAAAGAATGGAATGACTGCTTGGCTGACACATCAATTTGGGCCACGGGAAATGAGTTGAGACATCTCTTTGTAACGATACTTATCCACTGTCAGGTATTTGATTCAAGCATGGTTTGGAAAAACAACTATGAAATACTATCAGAAGACATACCCACATTGCAGAGAAAGAGATTACGAATGAAAATTTTGTTGTTAAGTCAAGAACAAATTGAAGCATATACATTGTTCGAGATTGAAAGCATACTGTTAAAGATGGGTAAAAGTTTGCAAGACATAGATGGAATGCCAATTCCAGATTCAGCTTTACTACGCAATGTAGTAAATTGTCTGATCAATGAGGAGCTAGACTATGACAAAGACGAGCTAAAGAGAGTACATGAAACAACATTTTCTTTGTTAAATGATTGCCAAAAGATAGCCTATGATGCAATAATAACATCAGTTGAGAAATATGAGGGAAGATTATTTTTTATAAATGGACATGAGGGTACTG CTTTGTTATTGCCAAATGGTAGGACAGCACATTCCCGCTTCCATATCCCTTTGGATGTCACTGCTGAGTCAACTTGTGAAATCAAACAAGGCAGCCAGTTAGCAGAATTACTAAA TGGTAAAGTAAGTCCGTCCGAGGCTATAAAATTTGCAGATTTCGACAAATGGTTGTTACAAGTAGGAGATGGATCATTTTACGATGATAGCAAGAAGGAGCTTATTAAAATACCTCAGGATGTACGCATCAACACGTCTAATAATCCAATATGTTCGATTATTGAGGCAGTTTATCCATCCCTCTTGCAGAAGTACAATGACCCAGGATATTTTAAAGAACGAGAAATACTGACACCAAAAAATGAAATGGTACATGAGTTGAACGAGACAATTATGAAAATGATATCGGGTGAAGGAAGAACATATTTTAGCGCTGACAATGTATGCAAAGCAAGCGTGAACACAAACGATGAAGAAATTTTGTACCCAACTAAATTTCTTAACAACTTAAGAATTCCTGGCATCCCTAACCATGACATACACTTGAAAGTGGGCACTCCAGTAATGCTGCTTAGAAATATAAACCAAACAGAAGGTCTATGCAATGGAACAAGATTGATCGTCACGAATCTTGGTATATGGTCTGTCACTGCTAACATCATTTTAGGGAAGAACATTGGCTCTAGATTAACAATTCCAAGAATTATTATGTCGCCTACCGAATCAAAATGGCCATTCAAGCTTAAGAGATGA